Below is a window of Camelina sativa cultivar DH55 chromosome 11, Cs, whole genome shotgun sequence DNA.
NNNNNNNNNNNNNNNNNNNNNNNNNNNNNNNNNNNNNNNNNNNNNNNNNNNNNNNNNNNNNNNNNNNNNNNNNNNNNNNNNNNNNNNNNNNNNNNNNNNNNNNNNNNNNNNNNNNNNNNNNNNNNNNNNNNNNNNNNNNNNNNNNNNNNNNNNNNNNNNNNNNNNNNNNNNNNNNNNNNNNNNNNNNNNNNNNNNNNNNNNNNNNNNNNNNNNNNNNNNNNNNNNNNNNNNNNNNNNNNNNNNNNNNNNNNNNNNNNNNNNNNNNNNNNNNNNNNNNNNNNNNNNNNNNNNNNNNNNNNNNNNNNNNNNNNNNNNNNNNNNNNNNNNNNNNNNNNNNNNNNNNNNNNNNNNNNNNNNNNNNNNNNNNNNNNNNNNNNNNNNNNNNNNNNNNNNNNNNNNNNNNNNNNNNNNNNNNNNNNNNNNNNNNNNNNNNNNNNNNNNNNNNNNNNNNNNNNNNNNNNNNNNNNNNNNNNNNNNNNNNNNNNNNNNNNNNNNNNNNNNNNNNNNNNNNNNNNNNNNNNNNNNNNNNNNNNNNNNNNNNNNNNNNNNNNNNNNNNNNNNNNNNNNNNNNNNNNNNNNNNNNNNNNNNNNNNNNNNNNNNNNNNNNNNNNNNNNNNNNNNNNNNNNNNNNNNNNNNNNNNNNNNNNNNNNNNNNNNNNNNNNNNNNNNNNNNNNNNNNNNNNNNNNNNNNNNNNNNNNNNNNNNNNNNNNNNNNNNNNNNNNNNNNNNNNNNNNNNNNNNNNNNNNNNNNNNNNNNNNNNNNNNNNNNNNNNNNNNNNNNNNNNNNNNNNNNNNNNNNNNNNNNNNNNNNNNNCATCCGTTACCCTGACCCGCTCATCAAGCCCAATGACACCATCAAGCTCGACCTTGAGGCCAACAAGATTGTGGAGTTCATCAAATTCGATGTTGGTAATGTTGTGATGGTTACAGGAGGTAGAAACAGAGGGCGTGTTGGTGTCATTAAAAACCGTGAGAAGCATAAGGGAAGCTTTGAGACAATCCACATCCAAGACTCAACTGGACATGAGTTTGCAACAAGGTTGGGGAATGTGTTTACCCTTGGCAAAGGAACAAAGCCGTGGGTGTCTCTTCCTAAGGGTAAAGGTATTAAGCTGACTATCATTGAGGAGGCCAGGAAGAGGCTCGCTGGTCAACAGGCTGCTTAATTTTGTGATTTCCAGTTCCTTATTATGCTTCTTTAGACGTCTCATATTTCCTAGACTCACTTCGTTTCTTTCGGTTCTCTGCTCAGTTTTGAAACTTATgttacattatttatttcaagGGTTGAAAAAAACCTTCAAACATCGTCGTTGTGTCCTTTCCTGTTTTCTACTATCTTGCATTTCTACTTGTCTGGATATGGCTGCAGCTCTTGATTTCATGGTTGATGATATTGGTTATTGTATTTTGGTGATCAGTTATACAATTATGGAGAATTggcaaaataaagaaatagtcGAGGTTTAAggttgaaagaaaacaagattaaaagGCCTTAGAACATGTTGTTTCCTAGCCTCCATTCTAGAGCTTCTTGCTTTATTTGATAGAAGGAAAAGCATTACATGTTGATAAATACAGGGTTATCGCAGTATGAATGAAGTCTCTGACCATATCATCTTTTTCaactgttttctcttttttacaaTGACAAAAAAACGTGATTCGAATACAATATAACATTACAAAACACAACAGAGCTGAGCTAACTGTCTAAAAGGATACAAATACATGTTACAAATCCACCTCTGCAAGACTTCGCTATTGGTAATCAGCAGGTGGTTCGTTACAAAGAACAAGTGGCTATTCGGGTCTGTTACCTTCATTTTCTTCCCGTGGTTGTGCCTTTGAACAGCTCGTTGATACGCGCCTCTATGTCCTCAACTCCGTACTTGATGTACCTGTCTGCGTTTTTCCCTATGTCTCCAAGGTTCTGGAACCTTCCGATGAAGTTCCCATATGCCGGTACCAAAAGCCTGTCCAGTGAGATTTTTAGCTCTTCTCTCAGCTGCTCATCAAACACTACCCACGTCGAATGCACTTTACATATCTCATCAAACTGAATATTGAACTGCTTCAGCTTCTCCTTCATAGTCTTCCCCAAACCGTTCATACCTGACGCTGTATTGTCCACCTTCAACAACCCCAACATCTTATTCCATGAGCTTCTCTGATAATTCATATGGTATTGTCTCACTTTAGCGTTGTGTTTCCGAATCCAATCATCTCCTAAGAGCAATCCTAGGTCTCCATCTTTCACCTTCTGAACAATGTATCTCCCATTGTTCATCAGAAACACATAACACAAGGCTGGATCTTTGTACACTTTGGATTTCACTTCCAAGTTACTCTCTAGAAGCTCCATGATCCAAGACATCTGTACAGTCAACAGAGTTGAATCTTTAGAAGGGACACCATTGCTCTCCTCAAACACTAGCTCTAAAGTTTGCCTGGACCTGCAGGCTGCACGTAGGTAATTCATCACGTAACGAGTGATCGGATGAAGACCACCGCCAGGAACAGCAGCTTTAGCCGGGTCTCGCCTGATCAGATTCTCAAGCTCCATAAATATACCTCTAATCGACTCTCCCAATCTTTTCCAAATGGTTACTGCTTCATTTCTAAGAACTGAGCAAAACTGATCCGAGAACACAGACTCGAACTCAGGCATCAAATCCCTCATCGTCTCGAATACGTCAAGCACTTTAAACAATCTCTCAGGTGATCTGCTTCCTATAGCAATAGCATCCGCGAAATTCAGAAGCTGAATGGTAGAGCCACGACATACCTCCATAAACGAGAGATCAGCAGCAGAGGAGAAACCAAAGAAGACACGGTCACAGAGTCTACGTTCACTAGGAAAAAGGATCCGAAGAGCGACGTTAGCAGCTTTGATCCACCTATCAATCTCATCCTCAAGCTCCTGCCAAGGCATCTTATGAACTTCTTCAATACTCAGCTTCTGTAAACCTAACCTCGACATGCTTTCTTCTAAAAACTCTCTCCTACAAGCACTGTAAACATGAGAGCACGACTTACCAAAACCAGCGCCAAGCATACGCTTAGCCATCTCGTGAAGATCGTTGATAGTCGCCGAGGGGAGAGCATCGATGATAAGATCGTAGTCAGTGAGTGGCTGCGCCACTGGGATCTGGACATCGTCACCGTTGTGGAAATCTCTGTcgtcgtcatcttcttcctcagagtCGAAACGATGGTTCATCGTCGCACCAGCGTCTCCCTGAGGATTAAGTCCGAAAGACTCAGCTCCTCGCTCCATAAGCGACCTGAACTCTTCTTCGATGCGGAACATAGCTTGCTGCATCATATCGTCGGCGCGTGCTAGACAGACGCCGATTGGTTTCTCAGAAGCCATGGGACTCCACTCTCTGATGATAGCAACTAACTCATCGATCGTGTCGAGAAAAGCAGCTGAATCGGAAGGATCAGCCCAGATAGGTTGATCCGCGGCAACGAAGCGAGAGATCTGAACGTCTATGGAATTGAGAGCTCGTTCGAGTACAGCGACTCCGGATCCATCTTCTCCAGCTTGACCTTCGGCGAGCTTTTCGCGGGAAAACCTGCCGTCGAAGTTGGAGAAGATCTGTAAGATATCATCGGCCATGGATTCGTTATGGCCAAGTGTTTTGGCTATGTGACGGGCTACAGCAAGTAACTTCTCTTCACCATTCTCCGCCATGATTTTGTGAACCAGTGTGGTgttgagctttttttttcttctgaaatcTCTAAGAGTCACTACTAAATAAAAAAGGTCACACAAAGCGAGATCGGCGGGGAAAGCAAGGAATCGAAGACGAAGAAAGTTCCAAGCAAGGAAGAANNNNNNNNNNNNNNNNNNNNNNNNNNNNNNNNNNNNNNNNNNNNNNNNNNNNNNNNNNNNNNNNNNNNNNNNNNNNNNNNNNNNNNNNNNNNNNNNNNNNNNNNNNNNNNNNNNNNNNNNNNNNNNNNNNNNNNNNNNNNNNNNNNNNNNNNNNNNNNNNNNNNNNNNNNNNNNNNNNNNNNNNNNNNNNNNNNNNNNNNNNNNNNNNNNNNNNNNNNNNNNNNNNNNNNNNNNNNNNNNNNNNNNNNNNNNNNNNNNNNNNNNNNNNNNNNNNNNNNNNNNNNNNNNNNNNNNNNNNNNNNNNNNNNNNNNNNNNNNNNNNNNNNNNNNNNNNNNNNNNNNNNNNNNNNNNNNNNNNNNNNNNNNNNNNNNNNNNNNNNNNNNNNNNNNNNNNNNNNNNNNNNNNNNNNNNNNNNNNNNNNNNNNNNNNNNNNNNNNNNNNNNNNNNNNNNNNNNNNNNNNNNNNNNNNNNNNNNNNNNNNNNNNNNNNNNNNNNNNNNNNNNNNNNNNNNNNNNNNNNNNNNNNNNNNNNNNNNNNNNNNNNNNNNNNNNNNNNNNNNNNNNNNNNNNNNNNNNNNNNNNNNNNNNNNNNNNNNNNNNNNNNNNNNNNNNNNNNNNNNNNNNNNNNNNNNNNNNNNNNNNNNNNNNNNNNNNNNNNNNNNNNNNNNNNNNNNNNNNNNNNNNNNNNNNNNNNNNNNNNNNNNNNNNNNNNNNNNNNNNNNNNNNNNN
It encodes the following:
- the LOC104726413 gene encoding exocyst complex component EXO70B1 gives rise to the protein MAENGEEKLLAVARHIAKTLGHNESMADDILQIFSNFDGRFSREKLAEGQAGEDGSGVAVLERALNSIDVQISRFVAADQPIWADPSDSAAFLDTIDELVAIIREWSPMASEKPIGVCLARADDMMQQAMFRIEEEFRSLMERGAESFGLNPQGDAGATMNHRFDSEEEDDDDRDFHNGDDVQIPVAQPLTDYDLIIDALPSATINDLHEMAKRMLGAGFGKSCSHVYSACRREFLEESMSRLGLQKLSIEEVHKMPWQELEDEIDRWIKAANVALRILFPSERRLCDRVFFGFSSAADLSFMEVCRGSTIQLLNFADAIAIGSRSPERLFKVLDVFETMRDLMPEFESVFSDQFCSVLRNEAVTIWKRLGESIRGIFMELENLIRRDPAKAAVPGGGLHPITRYVMNYLRAACRSRQTLELVFEESNGVPSKDSTLLTVQMSWIMELLESNLEVKSKVYKDPALCYVFLMNNGRYIVQKVKDGDLGLLLGDDWIRKHNAKVRQYHMNYQRSSWNKMLGLLKVDNTASGMNGLGKTMKEKLKQFNIQFDEICKVHSTWVVFDEQLREELKISLDRLLVPAYGNFIGRFQNLGDIGKNADRYIKYGVEDIEARINELFKGTTTGRK